The Erythrobacter sp. genome segment GACAACCGGGCCGAGTGAGGCGAGCAGGATCAGCAGGGTGAGGCCGGAGGTGAAAGTGGAGAGCCGCCCGCGCCCGCCGCTGGTGACGTTGATCACCGACTGGCCGATCATCGCGCAGCCGCCCATGCCGCCGAAAAATGCCGCGACCACATTGGCAATGCCCTGGCCGCCGCTTTCGCGCTGCTTGTTCGAATCGGTGTGGGTCATGTCGTCCACGATCTGCGCGGTAAGCAGGCTTTCGAGCAGTCCGACCGCCGCCATCGTTGCCGAATAGGGCGCGATGATCGCCAGCGTTTCCCAGGTCAACGGCACATCGGGCCAGACGAAATAGGGCAGGCCTTCGGGCAGCTCGCCCATGTCCGACACGGTGTTCACCTCCATGCCCAGCCCGATGGTAAGCGCGCCAAGCACGATAATCGCGACCAGCGGCGAGGGGACGGCGGTGGTCAGGCGCGGCAGCAGGTAAATGATCGCCAGCGCGCCCCCGACCAGCGGATAGGTAATCCACGGCACGTCGATCAGCTGCGGCAATTGTGCCATGAAAATCAGGATTGCCAGCGCATTGACGAAGCCGGTGATGACGCTGCGCGAGACGAATTGCATCAGCAGGTCCAGCCGCAGTGCGGCGGCGATGAGCTGGAAGATCCCCATCAGGATCGTCGCGGCGAACAGGTATTCCACCCCATGATCGCGCACCAGCGGGATGACGACTACCGCGACGGCCGCAGTAGCAGCGGAAATCATGCCCGGCCTCCCGCCGGTGAAGGCGATGACCATGGCGATACAGATCGAGGCATAGAGGCCGACGCGCGGATCGACCCCGGCAATGATCGAAAAGCCGATGGCTTCGGGAATGAGCGCGAGGGCGACGACGATCCCGGCAAGAATTTCGGCGCGCGGATTGGTGAGCCAGTCGCGCTTGAGCGATTCCAGATTGGGCATTTTGAACCTTTGGGCTGTTGGACGATGCAGCACAGCGGCCAGCTCACCGCCCGCGACAGTCGCGGGGAAGTGGATGTATTGGCAATCGCTGCAAGTGCTGAATAGTTATCCCGGGGATAGGCGCCGGGCCGAGCCACCCGGCATGCCGGGTCCAGCGGATGGGCGGCCACCTATGCCAAAGGAGCGATCAAGGCAAGCTAGAGCACTTTCCGACCAATCCGGGTCATCGTGATCGCGTGATCCGGATTGGTCGGAAAGTGCTCTAGTCGGCGTATTCCTCGGGATACCAGAATACGTCGTGGCAGGCCTTGCACACCGGTTGCAGGTCGTTGACCAGTGTTGTGACCCGTGCCGCGTCGCGGGCGAGCGCGGCTTGGTGCAACTGCCCGGTGTGCACGGCCATTGCTTGCGCAAAAGCGCGGTAGGCCTGCGGCTCGGCGTCGAGCCGCGCCTGGATCGCGGCGAGATCGGTGCCCTCGGGCGGATCGGTCAGATCGCCCGCCGGATCGGCCGCCACGAAAATCTCGGCAGCGGCCATGCGCTGGGCCTGCTCGTCAAGCCGCGCGGCATTGGCGGTCAGCGTGGCCCACTTCGCGTCGTCCATCAGCGCGGGATCGAAATTGCCGTTGTCGTCCATCACTTCGACCTGGAGGTTCCAGATCGCTTCGGTCGGCGGGTTGATGTGCTCGACCATGCCCTCGCGCACGAAATAGCTGTTGGCCGCTGGTACCGTCGCGCAGGCTGCCACCAGTGCCAGTCCTGCTATCGCCAGTGCCCGCATCCCCGTTCTCCTATTCCGCCGCTTCGCGCGTTTCGCTGTCCTCGTTCTGCTGGCGGTTCCACATTTCGGCGTAGAGCCCGCCCAGCCGCAACAGCGCATTGTGGCTGCCTTGCTCCACAATCCGGCCCGCATCCATGACATTGATCAAATCGGCATCGGCAATCGTCGAAAGCCGGTGAGCGATGGCGAGGGTGGTGCGTTCCGCCGTCACCTGCCGCAGCGTGGCGAGGATTTCCTGCTCGGTGCGCGAATCGAGCGCGCTGGTGGCTTCGTCGAGCAGCAGGATCGGCGGGTCTTTGAGCAGTGTGCGGGCGATGGCAACGCGCTGCTTCTCTCCGCCCGACAATTTCAGCCCGCGCTCGCCCACTTCGGTGTCGAAGCCCTGCGGCAGACCGACAATAAACGGCAGGATCGCCGCATCCGCCGCCGCCTGCCGGATCTGCTCGTGCGCAGCATCGTCCCGCCCGTAGGCAATGTTGTAGCCGATGGTGTCGTTGAACAGCACCGTATCCTGCGGCACGATGCCGATCGCGCGGCGCAGCGATTCCTGCGTCACCTCGCGGATATCCTGCCCGTCGATGCAGATGCGCCCTTCCCACGGATCGTAGAAGCGGAACAGCAGCCGCCCGATCGTGCTCTTGCCTGCGCCCGAAGGCCCGACCAGTGCCACATGCGCTCCTGCCGGGGCTTCGAAGCTGAGGCCGTGGAGGATCTGGCGATCCTTGTCGTATCCGAAGCTGACGTTCTCGAAAGTTACCATCGGGCGGCGAACGATCAGCGCGGGGGCGCCGGGAGCGTCTTCGACTTCGGCCTTGGTATCGAGCAGGCGGAACATGTCCGCCATGTCGATCAGCCCCTGCCGGATCGTGCGATAGACCCAGCCGAGCATGTCGAGCGGGCGGAACAGTTGCAGCAGGTAGGTGTTCACCAGCACCAGATCGCCCGGCGACAACGTGCCGCGCGACCAGCCCCACACCGTCCAGGCCATCGCGAAGGCCATCATCAGGTTGAGGATCAGCGCCTGCACGATGTTGAGCAGGCCCAATGAATTCTCGGTCTTGATCGCGGCTTCGGTATAGGCGGTGGCCGAGCCGGAGTAGCGCTTCCGCTCGCGCTCCTCCGCGTTGAAATACTTCACCGTCTCGTAATTCAGCAGGCTGTCCACCGCGCGGGCCATCGCCTGCCCGTCGAGATCGTTCATGTCCTTGCGCAGCTTCACCCGCCATTCGGTGATCGCCTGCGTGGTCCAGATGAAGACGACGACGGTGATGAAGGTGGCGGCGACCAGTTCCCAGCCGAAGATCACCCAGAAGATCGCGCTCACCACCACCAGTTCGATCACCGTGGGGGCGATGTTGAACAGCAGGAAGTAAAGCATCGAGCTGATCGACTTGGTGCCGCGATCAATGACGCGGGTGATCTCGCCGGTGCGGCGCGAGAGATGGAAGCGCAGAGAGAGGCGGTGCAGGCGCGCGAACACATCCTCGGTCAGACCCAGAACGGCATCCTGCCCGACCCGGTTGAAGACGATATTGCGCAGCTGGTCGAACAGAACATTGCCGAACCGCCCGGCAGCATAGGCGATCACCAGTGCCATGGCGACCCACACGGCGGGATCGCCCTCGGCCCCCATCGTATCAACCGCGCGCGCATAGGCGAAGGGCAGCGTTAACACGACCGCCTTCGCCAGCAAAACCAGCACGGCTGCGCCGACAATGCGCTTTTTGAGGTCGGGCCGCGCCTTGGGCCACAGATAGGGCAGGAAGCGGCGCATGGTTGCCCAATCGCCGCGATCGCTGGCGGCGGACTTGGTATCAGTACTGGTTCCGAAATCTCTCACTTCGCGCCCCAAGTGGGGCACGGCGGCGCGTGGCACAAGTGCGGTATGCCGGTCCGTTCGGCCAGATAACCTTTCAACAGGCCGAATTGCCGGCATGCCACCGTCAGTCGAGGGGCCCTGGCGGACAACCCCCGGGGGAACAGCTATCGCCGCCAGCGCTTTATAGCGCGTGGACAGCGCATTTTTCGGTTTTGCTCCCTACCATATCCTGCTGGCGGGGTGCGGACTGGTGATCGTGGCGGCCTATTGGCTGCCGCGCTTTTTTTCCGGGCGCGAGCCGGCGGCGTCGGGACTGCTGATCCTCGGCGGGATGGCGGTGTTCGGGCTGCTTCCCGGCGTGCCGGAAGCCTTCAGCCCGATCGACCGGCCCGGCTTCTGGGAAGTCGCTTCCGAATTCGCCGTCATCATCGCCCTGTTCGGCACCGGCATCCGGATCGACCGGATCCGGGGCAAGGGCCTGTGGTCGCCGACGGTGCGGCTGCTGGCGATTGCCATGCCGCTGTGCATCCTTGCGGTGGCCGTGCTCGGCATGGCTGCGGGGATGACGATAGCGGGGGCGATCCTGCTGGCCGCTGTGCTGGCCCCGACCGATCCGGTGCTGGCCGCCGACGTACAGGTCGGCCCGCCGCTCGAAGGCGGAGAACATCCCGTCCGCTTTGCCCTGACAGCAGAGGCGGGCCTCAACGACGGGCTCGCCTTTCCCTTCGTCTATCTCGCCATCTTCGTGGCCGCCGCATCCGGCGGAGCCGCGACTTGGCTGGGCGAATGGTTCGGCCTTTATGTGGTTTACAAGATCGGCGTCGGGGCACTCGCGGGGATCGGGGCAGGCTGGCTGCTGGGGCGCGTCCTGTTCAGCCTGCCGCATCGCAACCCGCTCGCGGAAACCGGCACCGGAGTGATCGCCTTTGCGGGCGTGCTGCTGACCTATGGCTTCACCGAATTGATCGAAGGCTATGGCTTTATTGCCGCCTTCGCCATGGGAGTGGCCCTGCGCCGCAAGGAAGCCGAGCACGAATACCACGCACGGCTGCACAGCTTTTCCGAAGCACTCGAACACGCCGTGACAGCGATCCTGCTGGTGATGCTGGGCGGAGCCATTCCGGCCCTGCTTCCCTATCTCGACTGGCAACACGCGCTGCTGGGGATCGCGCTGATTTTCGTGATCCGCCCGGTCAGCGGAATGCTGGCACTGGCGGGAACGAGCCTGTCATGGCGCCAGCGTGGCGTGGTCGCCTTCTTCGGCGTGCGCGGGATCGGCTCGATCTACTACCTCGCCTATGCGGGCGGCATGCTCGACCTGGTGGACGAAGGCGCGCTCTGGGCGACCGTGGTGTTCACGATCCTGCTGTCGACCATCGTCCACGGCTTCAGCGCGGGCAGCATGGTCTGGGCGGCGACGCACGAGAAGGGCGAGGTGCGGGGGGAGTGAGGCGAGGCCGCAATTACTCCCCGAAGAAATTCAGCTCCAGCAGCACGTTGTTCGGGTCCGCCGTGAAAATCTGCCGCAGCCCGATCGCTTCGACGAGGTTCTCACGGTAATCTGCACCGCGCGCATCGAGCCGGGTTTTCATTTCCTCGAACCCCTGCAAACGCAGCGCAACGTGGTGCAAAGCCCCGGTCAAACCGCCGGGTTCCACCTCGCGGTCATAGGTCCGCACGCAATCGACCGAATTGATATGGATGATCGCCCGGCCCGCCGCATCATACATCCATTGCGCGGTTTGCGGGGTCAGCGGCGGCGGGGCGTCGCGGCGTTCAAGATCGAGCAAGTCGGCATACCAGCGCGCGCTCTCGTCCAGCTTGTCGGTGATGATGTTGACGTGATCGAGTGCTTCGACCTGCATGGAAAATCCTCCCGCCGCCCCGCTTGCCCGGTCTAAGGCCGCGCCTTGGCTCTTGCCTCTCTAGCCGAATATAGTATGCGATACATACAATTTCGTATATGTGATTCTTTCACAAACATGGAGAGGAAAGACAATGGCCGACAATCTGGAACAGGTGCTGGCAAAAGCGAACGGCGACATCGTCGGCCAGCTGCGCAACAACAAGATCGGGGCCTATGTGTACCCCGTGGTTGCTCCGGAATTTTCCAACTGGCGTGACGAGCAATGGGCCTGGCAGCACGGCGCGGTGCTGTTCGACCAGTCGCACCACATGTTCGATCTCTACATCAACGGCCCGGACGCGCTCAAGCTGCTGTCCGACACGATGATCAATTCGCCCGCCGGGTTCGAAGTGAACAAGGCCAAGCAGTACGTCCCCACCACGCCTTACGGCCACGTGATCGGTGACGGGATCATCTTCCGGCTGGCGGAAGAGCAGTTCGTCTATGTCGGCCGCGCACCCGCCGCCAACTGGCTGATGTATCACGCCGAAAAGGGCGGCTATAACGTGGAAGTCATCAACGATCCGCGTTCGCCCAGCCGCCCGATGGGCAAGCCGGTGCAGCGCATCAGCTGGCGCTTCCAGATTCAGGGCCCGCGCGCGTGGGACGTGATCGAAAAGCTCAATGGTGAAACGCTGGAGAAGCTGAAGTTCTTCAACATGTCGACGATGAAGATCGGCGAAAAGACCATCCGCACCCTGCGCCACGGCATGGCCGGTTCGCCGGGCCTCGAGATCTGGGGTCCCTACGAAGATCAGGAATATGTCCGCGAGCACATCCTCAAGGCGGGTGAAGAGTTCGGCCTGATCCCGGTCGGCAGCCGCGCCTATCCGTCGAACACGCTCGAATCGGGTTGGATCCCCTCGCCGCTGCCCGCGATCTACACCGGCGAAAAGCTGGCCGATTATCGCCAGTGGCTGGGTGCCGACAGCTACGAAGCCACCGGCTCGATCGGCGGCTCGTTCGTCGGCAAGTCGATCGAGGAATACTACCTCAACCCGTGGGAGCTGGGTTACGGCCCGTTCGTCAAGTTCGACCATGATTTCCACGGTGCCGATGCGCTGAAGGAAGTGGCCGAGAACAAGGACACCCAGCGCCGCAAGGTGACGCTGGAATGGAACGCGGACGACATGAAGAAGATCGTCGGTTCGATGTTCGATCCCGAAGGCGAGCAGTACAAGTTCTTCGACCTGCCGCTGGCGAACTATGCCAACTCGAACTACGACGCGGTGGTCGATGCCGACGGCAACACCATCGGCCTGTCGATGTTCACCGGCTATTCGTTCAACGAAAAGAAGGCGCTGTCGCTGGCGACCGTCGAGCACGACCTGCCGCTCGGCACCGAGATCAATGTGCTGTGGGGCGAAGATCCCAACACGCAGAAGACCACGGTGGAAAAGCACAAGCAGATGGCGGTCCGCGCGATCGTTTCGCCGGTGCCTTATGGCAAGATGGCGGCGGATACTTACGCTACCGGCTGGCGGACTTCGAAGAAGGCCTGAACTGGTAATTCTGCTGCAAGAACAAGGGCGGTGCCGCGAGGCGCCGCCCTTTTTCATGGCCACCCCAAGATTTTCCTACTGCCGCGTGGGAAGATACCTGTAGCCCGGAGGCATAGAAGACGGCTCTATAAAGGCTTGATTGCATGGAAGAATGAAGCAGATCGCCGCAATCGGTCTTCTCAAATCCATCGCCGAAAAAAGTGGCGCGAAAGCGGTTAGCATATCATTCGACGAGATGATTGGGCATAAGCCTGCAACCAACCAAGCCTAGAGGCGTTACTCTTCCCGATGACCACCAACCTCAAGTTCCTCTGGATGCGTCTGACGGCGAATTACTGGTTCTTCCCGGCACTGTTCTCGCTGCTGGCTGCGCTGCTGGGCTTTGCCATGATCGCGCTCGATCGCAGCGGGGCAGCGTCGTTCCTGAGCGACGTCGAATGGCTCGCCCCTGCCCGGCCAAAGGGCGCGGCGGATATGTTGACGGTGATGGCGGGCAGCATGATCGGGGTTGCCGCCACGGTGTTCTCGATCACCATTGCCGCGGTCGCCTATGCCAGCGGCAACTATGGCCCGCGGCTGCTGACCAATTTCATGGAGGACCGGGGCAACCAGTTCAGCCTTGCAACCTTTATCGGCAGCTTCGTCTATGCGCTGGTGGTGCTTCGCTCTGTCCGCGCGGAGGATGAAGTTCCCGCCAGCGGCGTGGAAGTGGCCACCGCCCTGCCCGGTTTCACCCCGCAATTGTCGCTGCTGGTCGCCTACGCGCTGCTGGCGCTGTGCGTGGCGGTGCTGGTCTATTTCCTCAACCACATCCCTTCTTCGATCCGCATCAACAAGGTGCTTGAAGGCATCGGCTCGCGATTGCTTGATGCCATCCGCGAGACCTATCCGGTGGAGGGTTCCCCCGGCGAAGCCCGCGAAGCGCAGGGCGGTGAAGAGATACGGGCGCAATCTACCGGTTACATCCAGTTGATCGATTACGCGGAATTGCAGAAGATCGCCCGCGAATGCGGCGGCACTTTCTCGCTCGTCGTTCGCACCGGAGATTTCGTCCACCGCGACCTGCCCGTGATTCGCGTTGCCGGATGCTCGGCGAACGATGTCGCGGACAAGGTGCTCGATTGTTTCACTCTTGGTTCGAATCGCACTGCCGAGCAGGACCCGCAGTTCCTGATCGACGAGCTGGTGGAAATCGGGCTGCGCGCGCTGTCACCCGGCATCAACGATCCCTTTACCGCGATTACCGCGCTGCACTGGCTGGGTGCGGCGACGGCGGAAATCGGACGGCGCGACCTGTGCAAGGATGTCTGCGGGAACGATGGGGCGGAAGGTGATTGCCCGGTGATCCCGCGCGCCGACAGTTTCGAGCATTACACTGATCGCGGGTTCGGCTCGATCCGCAGCGCGGTCGCCACCAGCCCCACCGCAGCACGGATCATGCTGGAAGCGCTGGAGAATGCTGCCGGACCGATCCAGCATCCCCGGCGCAGGCAGGCCTTACGACTGGAAGGCGAAGCGCTGATCGCACAGGCGCGGCTTGCATTGGTCGGTCCCGATCTGGAAGCACTGGAGGCGCGCTATCGCCAGTTCGAGGCCACGCTGCCAGCTACGCCCTTACGCGCGGCGTCGTAGCGCGAGCGAGCACCAGCGCGCTGCCAACCAGCGCGATGCCGAGAAAGTCGAGAGGCACCAGCACCTCGTTGAAAGCAAGCCAACCCACCAGCGCGCCTACCGCAGGCTGGGTGAGCAGGGCGATGCCGATAATGAGCGGGGAGAAGTGCCGCAGGGCATAGACCAGCAGCCCCTGCCCGACGATCTGGCTGGTGAAAGCCAGTGCCACCACCGGTGTCCAATCGGTCGGCCAGACAGGTTCGCCAAGCGCCAGTGCTGTCATCAGCAGCACCGGGACCGAACCCAGACCTGCCAGTGTCAGCAGCGCCCAGCCGCCGATCTCGCGCCGCGCGTCCTGCAACAGCAGCAGGTATCCGGCATAGAGCAGCCCCGCAAGCAGGCAGAACAGGTCACCCACAAGATTGGCCTGCGAGATTTCCATCGAGCGCGCGAGCAGGATCGCCGCCCCCGCCAGCGCCGCGACGATCGCGGGCCATTCGCGCCCGTGCGGCAGGCGGCGCAGAACGACGAATGCCCAAAGCATCA includes the following:
- a CDS encoding SulP family inorganic anion transporter, which encodes MPNLESLKRDWLTNPRAEILAGIVVALALIPEAIGFSIIAGVDPRVGLYASICIAMVIAFTGGRPGMISAATAAVAVVVIPLVRDHGVEYLFAATILMGIFQLIAAALRLDLLMQFVSRSVITGFVNALAILIFMAQLPQLIDVPWITYPLVGGALAIIYLLPRLTTAVPSPLVAIIVLGALTIGLGMEVNTVSDMGELPEGLPYFVWPDVPLTWETLAIIAPYSATMAAVGLLESLLTAQIVDDMTHTDSNKQRESGGQGIANVVAAFFGGMGGCAMIGQSVINVTSGGRGRLSTFTSGLTLLILLASLGPVVGQIPMAALVAVMIMVSIGTFSWNSIPNLRHHPWQSSVVMVATVVVVVGTHNLALGVLVGVLLSGIFFTGKVRSMFGVTRLRDEQTATYTVTGQIFFASVDRFSKAFGRESERPDPADHVVIDVSRAHFWDISGVDVLDKVVERMRRNGRSVQVVGLNEASADLVDRFALTDKTGVEIGLAPHP
- a CDS encoding cytochrome c: MRALAIAGLALVAACATVPAANSYFVREGMVEHINPPTEAIWNLQVEVMDDNGNFDPALMDDAKWATLTANAARLDEQAQRMAAAEIFVAADPAGDLTDPPEGTDLAAIQARLDAEPQAYRAFAQAMAVHTGQLHQAALARDAARVTTLVNDLQPVCKACHDVFWYPEEYAD
- a CDS encoding ABC transporter ATP-binding protein/permease, whose translation is MPAIRPVERLSGRTDRHTALVPRAAVPHLGREVRDFGTSTDTKSAASDRGDWATMRRFLPYLWPKARPDLKKRIVGAAVLVLLAKAVVLTLPFAYARAVDTMGAEGDPAVWVAMALVIAYAAGRFGNVLFDQLRNIVFNRVGQDAVLGLTEDVFARLHRLSLRFHLSRRTGEITRVIDRGTKSISSMLYFLLFNIAPTVIELVVVSAIFWVIFGWELVAATFITVVVFIWTTQAITEWRVKLRKDMNDLDGQAMARAVDSLLNYETVKYFNAEERERKRYSGSATAYTEAAIKTENSLGLLNIVQALILNLMMAFAMAWTVWGWSRGTLSPGDLVLVNTYLLQLFRPLDMLGWVYRTIRQGLIDMADMFRLLDTKAEVEDAPGAPALIVRRPMVTFENVSFGYDKDRQILHGLSFEAPAGAHVALVGPSGAGKSTIGRLLFRFYDPWEGRICIDGQDIREVTQESLRRAIGIVPQDTVLFNDTIGYNIAYGRDDAAHEQIRQAAADAAILPFIVGLPQGFDTEVGERGLKLSGGEKQRVAIARTLLKDPPILLLDEATSALDSRTEQEILATLRQVTAERTTLAIAHRLSTIADADLINVMDAGRIVEQGSHNALLRLGGLYAEMWNRQQNEDSETREAAE
- a CDS encoding cation:proton antiporter — translated: MDSAFFGFAPYHILLAGCGLVIVAAYWLPRFFSGREPAASGLLILGGMAVFGLLPGVPEAFSPIDRPGFWEVASEFAVIIALFGTGIRIDRIRGKGLWSPTVRLLAIAMPLCILAVAVLGMAAGMTIAGAILLAAVLAPTDPVLAADVQVGPPLEGGEHPVRFALTAEAGLNDGLAFPFVYLAIFVAAASGGAATWLGEWFGLYVVYKIGVGALAGIGAGWLLGRVLFSLPHRNPLAETGTGVIAFAGVLLTYGFTELIEGYGFIAAFAMGVALRRKEAEHEYHARLHSFSEALEHAVTAILLVMLGGAIPALLPYLDWQHALLGIALIFVIRPVSGMLALAGTSLSWRQRGVVAFFGVRGIGSIYYLAYAGGMLDLVDEGALWATVVFTILLSTIVHGFSAGSMVWAATHEKGEVRGE
- a CDS encoding VOC family protein, with the protein product MQVEALDHVNIITDKLDESARWYADLLDLERRDAPPPLTPQTAQWMYDAAGRAIIHINSVDCVRTYDREVEPGGLTGALHHVALRLQGFEEMKTRLDARGADYRENLVEAIGLRQIFTADPNNVLLELNFFGE
- a CDS encoding aminomethyltransferase family protein — translated: MADNLEQVLAKANGDIVGQLRNNKIGAYVYPVVAPEFSNWRDEQWAWQHGAVLFDQSHHMFDLYINGPDALKLLSDTMINSPAGFEVNKAKQYVPTTPYGHVIGDGIIFRLAEEQFVYVGRAPAANWLMYHAEKGGYNVEVINDPRSPSRPMGKPVQRISWRFQIQGPRAWDVIEKLNGETLEKLKFFNMSTMKIGEKTIRTLRHGMAGSPGLEIWGPYEDQEYVREHILKAGEEFGLIPVGSRAYPSNTLESGWIPSPLPAIYTGEKLADYRQWLGADSYEATGSIGGSFVGKSIEEYYLNPWELGYGPFVKFDHDFHGADALKEVAENKDTQRRKVTLEWNADDMKKIVGSMFDPEGEQYKFFDLPLANYANSNYDAVVDADGNTIGLSMFTGYSFNEKKALSLATVEHDLPLGTEINVLWGEDPNTQKTTVEKHKQMAVRAIVSPVPYGKMAADTYATGWRTSKKA
- a CDS encoding DUF2254 domain-containing protein, encoding MTTNLKFLWMRLTANYWFFPALFSLLAALLGFAMIALDRSGAASFLSDVEWLAPARPKGAADMLTVMAGSMIGVAATVFSITIAAVAYASGNYGPRLLTNFMEDRGNQFSLATFIGSFVYALVVLRSVRAEDEVPASGVEVATALPGFTPQLSLLVAYALLALCVAVLVYFLNHIPSSIRINKVLEGIGSRLLDAIRETYPVEGSPGEAREAQGGEEIRAQSTGYIQLIDYAELQKIARECGGTFSLVVRTGDFVHRDLPVIRVAGCSANDVADKVLDCFTLGSNRTAEQDPQFLIDELVEIGLRALSPGINDPFTAITALHWLGAATAEIGRRDLCKDVCGNDGAEGDCPVIPRADSFEHYTDRGFGSIRSAVATSPTAARIMLEALENAAGPIQHPRRRQALRLEGEALIAQARLALVGPDLEALEARYRQFEATLPATPLRAAS
- a CDS encoding DMT family transporter — protein: MRAKLPILALPIVALIGGNVALALGPWLVRLADTGPVSAGFWRVALALPFLALIAGANGQRLSGIPAKMTGLVLLGGVLFGFDIASWHIGIGETRLANAVLFGNAGSVILMLWAFVVLRRLPHGREWPAIVAALAGAAILLARSMEISQANLVGDLFCLLAGLLYAGYLLLLQDARREIGGWALLTLAGLGSVPVLLMTALALGEPVWPTDWTPVVALAFTSQIVGQGLLVYALRHFSPLIIGIALLTQPAVGALVGWLAFNEVLVPLDFLGIALVGSALVLARATTPRVRA